A single window of Larimichthys crocea isolate SSNF chromosome XII, L_crocea_2.0, whole genome shotgun sequence DNA harbors:
- the LOC113747046 gene encoding mediator of RNA polymerase II transcription subunit 9-like: protein MRGVKAFLMTQMRKRATDCSLLPLVHDIIKCMDKDSQDVHQELTKVKAKIQEAREQISNMGPIDSSRRSTAQQLATLREQSAPRNQLLQKYKSMCMFDVPKHRESEDWITAPTGGAHGESRV from the exons AGAAAGAGGGCGACGGACTGCTCTTTGCTGCCTTTAGTTCATGACATTATCAAATG CATGGACAAGGACAGCCAGGATGTCCACCAAGAGCTGACCAAGGTGAAGGCGAAGATCCAGGAAGCTCGGGAGCAGATATCCAACATGGGCCCGATAGACAGCAGCCGTCggagcacagcacagcagctggcCACGCTGCGGGAGCAGTCCGCACCAAGAaaccagctgctgcagaaataCAAAAGCATGTGCATGTTTGACGTGCCCAAGCATCGTGAAAGCGAGGACTGGATCACAGCACCGACTGGAGGAGCTCACGGAGAGAGTCGAG TGTGA